One genomic region from Burkholderia latens encodes:
- a CDS encoding DUF1837 domain-containing protein — protein sequence MDFEILVDDAYLKLFSETLLTPIENKRVLSLANDFEDQLWRYEKFENFIWDNIALTALSAWEREKLTGQSRSTLRESAKNLRLTDKAGDIGQGSELAEIVLYGIMHHHYGALPVVPKIFYKQNVQDNAKGADSVHIVLEGDDDFSLWFGEAKFYNSIEDARLPAVIESVGNSLKTDKLKKENSIITNTSDIDRLITNPKVAARIKDALSAKNSIDHIKAKIHVPILLLHECAITASAIEMNDVYREEIRKYHHERATAYFKRQIDTLSGKVAKYSDVKFHIILFPVPDRGKLIEQFSKEVAFHKA from the coding sequence ATGGATTTCGAAATACTTGTAGATGACGCCTACCTGAAGCTTTTCTCGGAGACGTTGCTTACTCCGATTGAAAATAAGCGCGTTTTGAGTCTGGCGAACGACTTCGAAGACCAACTTTGGCGATACGAGAAGTTCGAAAATTTCATTTGGGATAATATTGCGCTTACGGCGCTATCGGCGTGGGAACGGGAAAAACTCACGGGACAGAGCCGGTCAACGCTGCGTGAATCGGCGAAAAACCTTCGGCTGACGGATAAAGCGGGAGACATAGGGCAAGGCAGTGAGCTTGCCGAAATTGTCTTATATGGAATCATGCATCACCATTATGGAGCATTGCCTGTCGTTCCGAAGATTTTCTACAAACAGAATGTGCAGGACAACGCGAAAGGTGCTGACAGCGTCCATATCGTGTTAGAAGGGGATGATGACTTCTCTCTTTGGTTTGGAGAAGCGAAGTTTTACAACAGTATTGAAGATGCTAGGCTTCCTGCGGTCATCGAGTCGGTTGGAAATTCACTGAAGACGGATAAGCTAAAGAAAGAAAATAGTATTATTACCAATACCTCGGATATTGATCGTCTAATAACTAATCCGAAGGTGGCGGCGAGAATCAAGGACGCTTTGTCTGCGAAGAATTCAATTGATCATATCAAGGCTAAGATTCATGTTCCCATTCTTCTTTTGCATGAGTGTGCGATCACCGCGTCAGCAATAGAGATGAATGATGTTTATAGGGAAGAGATTCGAAAGTATCATCATGAGCGGGCGACGGCCTACTTTAAAAGGCAGATTGATACGTTGTCTGGGAAGGTGGCAAAATATTCGGATGTCAAATTCCATATCATCCTTTTCCCTGTTCCTGATAGGGGGAAGTTGATTGAGCAGTTCTCCAAGGAAGTCGCATTTCACAAGGCATAA
- the hemN gene encoding oxygen-independent coproporphyrinogen III oxidase, translating to MNSGSADTLFRPDLLAKYGANGPRYTSYPTALQFRDDFDPADYVRAARDPGASSSDLSLYFHIPFCNTACFYCGCNKIATNNRRRARPYLEQLKRELALQAALFDPARTVTQLHWGGGTPTFLSDAETAELMAATREHFTLAPDADAEFSIEIDPRTVTPATLVHLRNIGFNRLSLGVQDFDPVVQQAINRVQPIAMTADLLSAARTTGFHSISVDLIYGLPHQTVAVFARTLETIIELAPDRLSVFGYAHMPHLFKMQRQIDDAALPPPDTRVALLGLAIDMLTAAGYVYIGMDHFARPSDELVRAQRNGTLQRNFQGYSTRADTDLIGLGASSIGKVGDVYAQNAKDLPAYGAALDAGRLPIARGVRLTADDRLRRDVITQLMCNLDLPFSHIEAAHGIRFADHFARELFALRGFEQDGLLTIAGDRLTIHPAGRMVVRNIAMAFDAYLGGMPRQRYSRTV from the coding sequence ATGAATTCCGGTTCTGCCGACACGTTGTTCCGTCCCGATTTGCTCGCGAAGTACGGTGCGAACGGGCCGCGCTATACGTCGTACCCCACCGCCCTGCAGTTCCGCGACGATTTCGACCCGGCCGACTATGTGCGCGCCGCGCGCGATCCGGGCGCGTCGTCGAGCGACCTGTCGCTGTACTTCCATATCCCGTTCTGCAACACCGCCTGCTTTTACTGCGGCTGCAACAAGATCGCGACCAACAACCGACGCCGCGCGCGCCCGTATCTCGAGCAACTGAAGCGCGAGCTGGCGCTGCAGGCCGCGCTGTTCGACCCTGCGCGCACGGTCACGCAGCTGCACTGGGGTGGCGGTACGCCGACTTTCCTGTCCGACGCCGAAACGGCCGAATTGATGGCTGCAACCCGCGAACACTTCACGCTCGCACCGGACGCCGACGCCGAGTTCTCGATCGAAATCGACCCGCGCACGGTCACGCCCGCGACACTCGTGCACCTGCGCAACATCGGCTTCAACCGGCTGAGCCTCGGCGTGCAGGATTTCGATCCGGTCGTGCAGCAAGCGATCAACCGGGTCCAGCCGATCGCGATGACGGCCGACCTGCTGTCCGCCGCGCGTACGACCGGTTTCCATTCGATCAGCGTCGACCTGATCTACGGGCTTCCGCACCAGACGGTGGCCGTGTTCGCGCGAACGCTCGAAACGATCATCGAACTCGCGCCCGACCGGCTGTCGGTGTTCGGCTACGCACACATGCCGCACCTGTTCAAGATGCAGCGCCAGATCGACGATGCGGCGCTGCCGCCGCCGGACACGCGCGTCGCGCTGCTCGGCCTCGCGATCGACATGCTGACGGCGGCCGGCTACGTGTACATCGGGATGGACCATTTCGCGCGGCCGTCCGACGAACTGGTGCGCGCGCAGCGAAACGGCACGCTGCAGCGCAATTTCCAGGGCTACAGCACGCGCGCGGATACCGACCTGATCGGCCTCGGCGCGTCGTCGATCGGCAAGGTCGGCGACGTCTATGCGCAGAATGCGAAGGATCTGCCCGCGTATGGCGCGGCGCTCGACGCCGGCCGGCTGCCGATCGCGCGCGGCGTGCGGCTCACGGCCGACGACCGGCTGCGCCGCGACGTGATCACGCAGCTGATGTGCAATCTCGACCTGCCCTTTTCGCACATCGAGGCCGCGCACGGGATCCGCTTCGCCGATCACTTCGCACGCGAGCTCTTCGCGCTGCGCGGCTTCGAGCAAGACGGCCTGCTGACCATCGCCGGCGACCGCCTGACGATCCATCCGGCCGGCCGGATGGTCGTGCGCAACATCGCGATGGCGTTCGACGCATACCTCGGCGGCATGCCGCGCCAGCGCTACTCACGCACCGTGTGA
- the urtA gene encoding urea ABC transporter substrate-binding protein: MKRRSLLKFGSMAGALALAGKSPFVHAADAGTGPIKVGILHSLSGTMAISETSLKDTALMTIADINKSGGVMGRKLEPVVVDPASNWPLFAEKARQLLTQDKVACVFGCWTSVSRKSVLPVFEELNGLLYYPVQYEGEEMSRNVFYTGAAPNQQAIPAVEYLMSAEGGSAKRFFLLGTDYVYPRTTNKILRAFLKSKGVKDADIQEVYTPFGHSDYQTIVANIKNFAQGGKTTVISTINGDSNVPFYKELGNQGIKATDVPVVAFSVGEEELRGIDTKPLVGHLAAWNYFMSVKNPTNTKFKDQFAAWVNANNLPGGAKRVTNDPMEATYVGIHMWKQAVEKAKSTDVDKVRVAMIGQTVAAPSGFTLTMDGNHHLHKPVMIGEIRGDGQFNVVWKTKTAVRAQPWSPFIAGNQGKPDVVSSIPAFLRRQRAALA; encoded by the coding sequence ATGAAACGTCGCAGTCTGCTGAAGTTCGGTTCGATGGCTGGTGCGCTCGCGCTGGCGGGCAAGAGTCCGTTCGTGCACGCGGCCGATGCGGGCACGGGCCCGATCAAGGTCGGCATCCTGCATTCGCTGTCGGGCACGATGGCGATCTCCGAAACGTCGCTGAAGGACACGGCGTTGATGACGATCGCCGACATCAACAAGAGCGGCGGCGTGATGGGCCGCAAGCTCGAGCCGGTGGTCGTCGACCCGGCCTCGAACTGGCCGCTGTTCGCCGAGAAGGCGCGCCAGCTGCTCACGCAGGACAAGGTCGCGTGCGTGTTCGGCTGCTGGACGTCGGTGTCGCGCAAGTCCGTGCTGCCGGTGTTCGAGGAGCTGAACGGCCTGCTCTACTATCCGGTGCAATACGAGGGCGAGGAAATGTCGCGCAACGTGTTCTACACGGGCGCCGCGCCGAATCAGCAGGCGATTCCGGCCGTCGAGTACCTGATGAGCGCCGAAGGCGGCAGCGCGAAGCGGTTCTTCCTGCTCGGCACCGACTACGTGTATCCGCGCACGACCAACAAGATCCTGCGCGCGTTCCTGAAATCGAAGGGCGTGAAGGACGCCGACATTCAGGAGGTCTACACGCCGTTCGGCCACAGCGATTACCAGACGATCGTCGCGAACATCAAGAACTTCGCGCAAGGCGGCAAGACGACCGTGATCTCGACGATCAACGGCGATTCGAACGTGCCGTTCTACAAGGAGCTCGGCAACCAGGGGATCAAGGCGACCGACGTGCCGGTAGTCGCATTCTCGGTCGGCGAGGAAGAGCTGCGCGGGATCGACACGAAGCCGCTCGTCGGCCACCTCGCCGCATGGAACTACTTCATGTCGGTGAAGAACCCGACCAACACCAAGTTCAAGGACCAGTTCGCCGCGTGGGTCAACGCGAACAATCTGCCGGGCGGCGCAAAGCGCGTGACCAATGATCCGATGGAAGCCACCTATGTCGGCATCCACATGTGGAAGCAGGCGGTCGAGAAGGCGAAGAGCACCGACGTCGACAAGGTGCGCGTCGCGATGATCGGCCAGACGGTTGCCGCACCGTCGGGCTTCACGCTCACGATGGACGGCAACCACCACCTGCACAAGCCCGTGATGATTGGCGAAATCCGTGGCGACGGGCAGTTCAACGTCGTATGGAAGACGAAGACGGCCGTGCGCGCGCAGCCGTGGAGCCCGTTCATCGCGGGCAACCAGGGCAAGCCGGACGTGGTCAGCTCGATCCCGGCGTTCCTGCGCCGGCAACGCGCGGCGCTGGCCTGA
- the urtB gene encoding urea ABC transporter permease subunit UrtB, with translation MPIRFHKTVVAIVACAALLCALPRAACALTAADTAAVAGDDFDAKTAAIEHLAADTDPRAVALLNALSSGDALATGDGRLLIQTGDTARDALTQAATPAGDAQPVMLNNLLRTKIAAALSGLALASPDLSARRDAIDALLKSPDPALKPMIDRARAKETDPALKRRLDALWAIAALHDADPAKRLEAVQVVAARQDLDMIEQLRPLVAKNADGSYAEPDARVRDAAQQGLDTLHALQRRGEIAGTVFAGLSLGSVLLLAALGLAITYGLIGVINMAHGEFLMIGAYATYVVQTLIQRYAPAAFDWYPLVAVPVSFAAAALVGIVLERLVLRHLYGRPLETLLATFGVSLILIQATRMLFGAQNVQVVNPSWMSGGVTVMQNLILPYNRLAILAFALAVVFVAWAVLTKTRLGLFVRAVTQNRRMAACVGVKTARVDAYAFAFGAGIAGLGGCALSQIGNVGPDLGQNYIIDSFMAVVLGGVGQIAGTVLGGFGLGLVSKAIEPFWGAVLAKIAVLVMIVLFIQKRPQGMFAPRGRSAEA, from the coding sequence ATGCCGATACGCTTTCACAAGACCGTCGTCGCGATCGTCGCGTGCGCTGCGTTGCTCTGCGCGCTGCCACGCGCCGCATGCGCGCTGACGGCCGCGGATACCGCCGCGGTCGCCGGCGACGACTTCGACGCGAAGACGGCCGCGATCGAACACCTGGCCGCTGATACCGATCCGCGCGCCGTCGCGCTGCTCAATGCGCTGTCGAGCGGCGACGCGCTTGCGACCGGCGACGGCCGCCTGCTGATTCAGACCGGCGATACCGCGCGGGACGCGCTCACCCAGGCTGCGACGCCGGCCGGCGACGCGCAGCCCGTGATGCTGAACAACCTGCTGCGCACGAAAATCGCCGCCGCGCTGTCGGGGCTCGCTCTCGCGTCGCCCGATCTCTCCGCGCGCCGCGACGCGATCGATGCGCTGCTGAAGTCGCCCGATCCGGCGCTCAAGCCGATGATCGACCGTGCACGCGCGAAGGAAACGGATCCCGCGTTGAAACGCCGCCTCGACGCACTATGGGCGATTGCCGCGCTGCACGACGCCGATCCGGCGAAGCGTCTCGAAGCCGTGCAGGTGGTGGCCGCGCGCCAGGATCTCGACATGATCGAACAGCTGCGTCCGCTCGTCGCGAAGAACGCGGACGGCAGCTATGCGGAACCCGACGCGCGCGTGCGCGACGCCGCGCAGCAGGGGCTCGACACGCTGCACGCTCTGCAGCGCCGCGGCGAGATCGCGGGCACCGTGTTCGCGGGCCTGTCGCTCGGCAGCGTGCTGCTGCTTGCGGCGCTCGGCCTTGCGATCACGTACGGGCTGATCGGCGTGATCAACATGGCGCACGGTGAATTCCTGATGATCGGTGCGTACGCAACCTATGTCGTGCAGACGCTGATCCAGCGCTATGCACCGGCTGCGTTCGACTGGTATCCGCTCGTCGCGGTGCCCGTATCGTTCGCGGCCGCCGCACTCGTCGGCATCGTGCTCGAACGGCTCGTGCTGCGGCACCTGTACGGCCGCCCGCTCGAAACGCTGCTCGCGACGTTCGGCGTGAGCCTGATCCTGATCCAGGCGACGCGCATGCTGTTCGGTGCGCAGAACGTGCAGGTCGTGAACCCGTCGTGGATGAGCGGCGGCGTCACCGTGATGCAGAACCTGATACTGCCGTACAACCGGCTTGCGATCCTCGCATTCGCGCTCGCCGTGGTGTTCGTCGCATGGGCGGTGCTGACGAAGACGCGGCTCGGGCTGTTCGTGCGCGCGGTCACGCAGAATCGCCGGATGGCCGCGTGCGTCGGCGTGAAGACCGCGCGCGTCGACGCATATGCATTCGCGTTCGGCGCGGGCATCGCGGGCCTCGGCGGCTGCGCGCTGTCGCAGATCGGCAACGTGGGCCCCGATCTCGGGCAGAACTACATCATCGATTCGTTCATGGCGGTCGTGCTCGGCGGCGTCGGCCAGATCGCCGGCACCGTGCTCGGCGGCTTCGGACTCGGCCTCGTCAGCAAGGCAATCGAGCCGTTTTGGGGCGCCGTGCTCGCGAAGATCGCGGTGCTCGTGATGATCGTGCTGTTCATCCAGAAGCGTCCGCAGGGGATGTTCGCCCCGAGGGGACGCAGCGCGGAGGCATGA
- the trmB gene encoding tRNA (guanosine(46)-N7)-methyltransferase TrmB: MMHDDPNEAGLPPDDAALPDEAADGADEVNPLHRRRIRSFVTRAGRVSTGQRRALDELGPRFVVPYAPDIPDWDAVFGRSAPRILEIGFGMGASTAEIAAHRPGDDFLGVEVHEPGVGALLKLIGEQDLTNIRIIQHDAVEVLEHMLAPESLDGVHIFFPDPWHKARHHKRRLIQPPLVAHLASRLKPGAYLHCATDWQNYAEQMLEVLGAEPTLENTAADYAPRPDYRPVTKFERRGLRLGHGVWDLVFRKRAG; this comes from the coding sequence ATGATGCACGACGATCCGAACGAAGCCGGCCTGCCGCCGGACGACGCCGCCCTTCCCGACGAAGCCGCCGACGGCGCCGATGAAGTCAATCCGCTGCACCGCCGCCGCATCCGCAGCTTCGTCACACGTGCCGGCCGCGTGTCGACCGGCCAGCGCCGCGCACTGGACGAGCTCGGCCCGCGCTTCGTCGTCCCGTACGCGCCGGACATCCCCGACTGGGACGCCGTGTTCGGCCGCAGCGCGCCGCGCATCCTGGAGATCGGCTTCGGGATGGGCGCGTCGACCGCGGAAATCGCCGCGCACCGACCTGGCGACGACTTCCTCGGCGTCGAGGTGCACGAGCCGGGCGTCGGCGCATTGCTGAAGCTGATCGGCGAACAGGATCTGACGAACATCCGCATCATCCAGCACGACGCAGTCGAAGTGCTCGAGCACATGCTGGCACCGGAAAGCCTGGACGGCGTGCACATCTTCTTCCCGGATCCGTGGCACAAGGCGCGCCACCACAAACGCCGGCTGATCCAGCCGCCGCTCGTCGCGCACCTCGCGTCGCGCCTGAAGCCGGGCGCGTACCTGCATTGCGCGACCGACTGGCAGAACTATGCGGAACAGATGCTGGAAGTGCTCGGCGCCGAACCGACGCTCGAGAACACGGCCGCAGACTACGCGCCGCGCCCCGACTACCGCCCCGTCACGAAGTTCGAACGGCGCGGGCTGCGGCTCGGGCACGGCGTGTGGGATCTGGTGTTCCGCAAGCGCGCCGGCTGA
- a CDS encoding DCL family protein yields the protein MTVYLVSKIHEGARPLTCSNMSLLLGGATETGDGMGRGKKVILESMSFDNQSLARDFFREMLNRYVPGERVSSEDTIHLGALFKRHPEYVTKLGSGIDYFEVIPAEYGTQCFCAVRTDGSKEDFSYIKCVTQRLD from the coding sequence GTGACCGTCTATCTTGTATCGAAGATTCATGAAGGGGCACGCCCGTTGACTTGCAGTAATATGTCCCTATTGCTGGGCGGAGCCACCGAAACGGGGGATGGAATGGGGCGAGGCAAAAAAGTGATTCTTGAGTCGATGAGTTTTGACAACCAAAGTCTAGCGAGGGATTTTTTCCGCGAGATGCTCAATCGGTATGTTCCTGGTGAACGAGTCTCGTCCGAAGACACGATCCACCTAGGGGCTTTGTTCAAACGTCATCCAGAGTATGTAACGAAGCTCGGTTCCGGGATTGACTACTTCGAAGTCATACCGGCGGAATACGGAACCCAATGCTTTTGCGCTGTTCGGACGGATGGGAGCAAAGAAGACTTCTCCTACATCAAGTGCGTTACGCAAAGACTCGATTGA
- a CDS encoding rhodanese-like domain-containing protein, whose amino-acid sequence MQILTPAMLAEWLRDPARPAPVVLDVREPWEISTAQIAGSVSIPMQQIPARSEELDDEAEIVCVCHHGMRSAQVAMFLESRGFTKLYNLQGGIDAWSRDVDPSVPRY is encoded by the coding sequence ATGCAGATCCTGACACCCGCGATGCTCGCTGAATGGCTGCGCGATCCGGCGCGCCCCGCGCCGGTCGTGCTGGACGTGCGCGAACCGTGGGAAATCTCGACCGCGCAGATCGCCGGCAGCGTGTCGATTCCGATGCAGCAAATTCCCGCGCGCAGCGAGGAACTCGACGACGAAGCGGAAATCGTCTGCGTATGCCATCACGGGATGCGCAGCGCGCAGGTCGCGATGTTCCTCGAATCGCGCGGCTTCACGAAACTGTACAACCTGCAGGGCGGCATCGACGCGTGGTCGCGCGACGTCGATCCGTCGGTGCCGCGTTACTGA
- a CDS encoding protein-L-isoaspartate O-methyltransferase family protein yields the protein MNIENARFNMIEQQIRPWDVLDLDVLGLLSIVKREKYVSPEHRDLAFADLELPLPGGRSKMLFPRVEARVLQELAVKKHENVLVVGAGSGYLAALFAHRAQHVTAVEIDPDIAKFAADNLRNDGVTNAEVVLGDGSLGWPDKAPYDVICVAGGLPLVPQQMLEQLKIGGRLSAFVGGRPVMKAQIITRIDDKQYRVADVFETYVDHLVNAIEPSRFKF from the coding sequence ATGAATATCGAAAACGCGCGTTTCAACATGATCGAACAACAGATCCGGCCGTGGGACGTGCTGGATCTCGACGTCCTTGGTCTGCTGTCGATCGTCAAGCGTGAAAAATACGTGTCGCCCGAACATCGCGATCTCGCGTTCGCGGACCTCGAACTGCCGCTGCCCGGCGGCCGCAGCAAGATGCTGTTCCCGCGCGTCGAAGCGCGCGTGCTGCAGGAACTGGCGGTCAAGAAGCACGAGAACGTGCTCGTGGTCGGCGCCGGCTCCGGCTACCTCGCCGCGCTGTTCGCGCACCGCGCGCAGCACGTGACCGCCGTCGAGATCGATCCGGACATCGCGAAGTTCGCGGCAGACAACCTGCGCAACGACGGCGTAACGAACGCGGAAGTCGTGCTTGGCGACGGCTCGCTCGGCTGGCCCGACAAGGCGCCGTACGACGTCATCTGCGTCGCGGGCGGCCTGCCGCTCGTGCCGCAGCAGATGCTCGAACAGCTGAAGATCGGCGGCCGCCTGTCGGCGTTCGTCGGCGGCCGTCCGGTGATGAAGGCGCAGATCATCACGCGCATCGACGACAAGCAGTACCGTGTCGCGGACGTGTTCGAAACCTACGTCGATCACCTCGTCAACGCGATCGAACCGTCGCGCTTCAAGTTCTGA
- a CDS encoding YkgJ family cysteine cluster protein: protein MPVRPAPADVPPPHACREGCGACCIAPSISSPIPGMPGGKPAGVRCVQLGDDLRCRIFGRPERPACCSGLQPSVEMCGASRDDALAWLARLEVATQPSSAPGRSPIR from the coding sequence ATGCCTGTCCGTCCCGCGCCTGCCGATGTGCCGCCGCCGCATGCGTGCCGCGAGGGGTGCGGTGCCTGCTGCATCGCGCCGTCGATTTCGTCGCCGATTCCCGGGATGCCCGGCGGCAAGCCGGCCGGCGTGCGCTGCGTGCAGCTCGGCGACGACTTGCGCTGCCGGATCTTCGGCCGGCCGGAGCGGCCCGCGTGCTGTTCGGGGCTTCAGCCTTCGGTCGAGATGTGCGGCGCGTCGCGCGACGATGCGCTTGCGTGGCTCGCACGCCTCGAGGTCGCGACGCAGCCGTCTTCGGCGCCCGGCCGATCACCGATTCGCTGA
- a CDS encoding DUF1439 domain-containing protein, producing MTASCTPGRRRFVAACAGAIGVSISLAACASTFPFIPDHYTFSRGDVQKAVARKFPYQRTVAQVVDVSLANPAVSLLPDQNRVAVQLDAHFASPFLRAPVSGKFTVSGQLAYDAPSRSVVLKAPAVDSLALDGDAQMYAQQVGAAAGLLATQVLTNYPIYTFKPEQLQFAGVNYEPGTITILTNGIRVAIVEK from the coding sequence ATGACCGCATCTTGCACGCCCGGCCGGCGCCGCTTCGTCGCCGCCTGCGCCGGCGCCATCGGCGTGTCGATATCGCTCGCCGCCTGCGCGTCGACGTTCCCGTTCATCCCCGATCACTACACGTTCTCGCGCGGCGACGTGCAGAAAGCCGTCGCGCGCAAGTTTCCGTATCAGCGCACGGTCGCGCAGGTCGTCGACGTGTCGCTCGCGAATCCGGCCGTGAGCCTGCTGCCCGACCAGAACCGTGTCGCCGTGCAACTCGATGCGCACTTTGCGAGCCCGTTTCTGCGCGCACCGGTGAGCGGCAAGTTCACCGTGTCCGGCCAGCTCGCCTACGACGCGCCAAGCCGTTCGGTCGTGCTGAAGGCGCCGGCCGTCGACAGTCTCGCGCTCGACGGCGACGCGCAAATGTATGCGCAGCAAGTCGGCGCGGCTGCGGGGCTGCTCGCGACGCAGGTGCTGACCAACTATCCGATCTACACGTTCAAGCCCGAGCAACTGCAATTTGCCGGAGTCAACTACGAACCCGGTACAATTACGATTCTTACAAACGGCATACGCGTCGCGATCGTCGAAAAGTGA
- a CDS encoding undecaprenyl-diphosphate phosphatase: MDWILICKALILGVVEGLTEFLPVSSTGHLIVAGSFLDFNDAHAKTFDVVIQFGAILAVCWEYRQRIVSVVTGLPSRPDARRFALNVVIATIPAIALGLLFEKKIKAVLFSPVPVAFALVVGGAIILWAEARQRERSVPPRVQSIDALTPLDALKVGIAQCFALVPGMSRSGSTIIGGMLFGLDRRVATEFSFFLAIPIIFGATLYETVKDWHAFTVDSLGLFALGLVAAFFSAFVCVRWLLRFVATHDFTVFAWYRIAFGLFVLLVGYSGWLNWA; this comes from the coding sequence ATGGACTGGATCCTGATCTGCAAGGCATTGATCCTCGGCGTCGTCGAGGGGCTGACGGAATTCCTCCCGGTGTCGAGCACCGGTCACCTGATCGTCGCCGGCAGCTTTCTGGATTTCAACGACGCGCATGCGAAGACCTTCGACGTCGTGATCCAGTTCGGCGCGATTCTCGCGGTGTGCTGGGAATACCGGCAGCGGATCGTGTCGGTCGTTACCGGGTTGCCGAGCCGGCCCGACGCACGGCGCTTCGCGTTGAACGTCGTGATCGCGACGATTCCCGCGATCGCGCTCGGCCTGCTGTTCGAGAAGAAGATCAAGGCGGTGCTGTTCTCACCGGTGCCCGTCGCGTTCGCGCTCGTCGTGGGCGGCGCGATCATCCTGTGGGCGGAGGCGCGGCAGCGCGAGCGCAGCGTGCCGCCGCGCGTGCAGTCGATCGATGCGCTGACGCCGCTCGATGCGCTGAAGGTCGGCATCGCGCAATGTTTTGCGCTCGTGCCCGGCATGTCGCGCTCGGGCTCGACGATCATCGGCGGGATGCTGTTCGGCCTCGACCGGCGCGTCGCGACGGAGTTCTCGTTCTTTCTTGCGATTCCGATCATATTCGGCGCGACGCTCTACGAAACCGTCAAGGACTGGCATGCGTTCACTGTCGATTCGCTTGGGTTGTTCGCGCTGGGGCTCGTCGCCGCGTTTTTCAGCGCATTCGTGTGCGTGCGGTGGCTGCTGCGCTTCGTCGCGACGCATGACTTCACGGTGTTCGCGTGGTATCGGATCGCGTTCGGGCTGTTCGTGCTGCTCGTCGGCTACAGCGGATGGCTGAACTGGGCGTGA